The Candidatus Accumulibacter similis genome has a segment encoding these proteins:
- a CDS encoding abortive infection family protein encodes MSNLTSSEKRKLERLFGMGSGYVLDFTNRTFAEFVEESVRRDINNGRYDYGSGSKANRLRGFWGVEGNNLVGKLIGDLIEYGKEIDAFQNYGALPEECLKIVARLKQTCAVADLDALNATADGRDFEAVAAHVREVIEKNQPEAGLDRLHTYVIKFVRTLCEGSGITITREKPLHSLFGEYVKRLRDDGHLESEMTARILKSAISVLEAFNDVRNNQSLAHDNPILNYDESLLIFSHVASSVRFIRTVEDRLKRQQHREEATAASEDGIPF; translated from the coding sequence ATGTCGAACCTGACTTCCAGTGAGAAGCGAAAACTCGAACGCCTCTTCGGTATGGGGAGCGGCTATGTCCTCGACTTCACCAATCGGACCTTCGCGGAGTTCGTCGAGGAGAGCGTAAGGCGCGACATCAACAACGGGCGCTACGACTATGGCAGCGGATCGAAAGCTAACCGACTGCGCGGCTTCTGGGGCGTCGAAGGCAACAACTTGGTCGGCAAGCTCATCGGCGATCTGATCGAGTACGGCAAGGAAATCGACGCCTTTCAGAATTACGGCGCACTTCCGGAAGAGTGCCTCAAGATCGTTGCCCGCCTCAAGCAGACTTGCGCCGTGGCGGACCTCGATGCGCTCAATGCGACGGCGGATGGCCGTGACTTCGAGGCGGTAGCCGCACACGTGCGCGAAGTCATCGAAAAGAACCAGCCAGAAGCGGGCCTAGATCGTCTGCATACCTACGTCATCAAGTTCGTGCGTACACTCTGCGAAGGAAGCGGCATCACCATCACTCGCGAGAAGCCACTGCATTCCCTCTTCGGCGAGTACGTAAAGCGGCTGCGCGACGACGGTCACCTCGAGTCCGAGATGACCGCCCGCATCCTGAAGTCAGCGATCTCGGTGCTGGAAGCCTTCAACGACGTGAGGAACAACCAAAGCCTCGCGCACGACAACCCAATCCTAAACTACGACGAGAGCTTGCTGATTTTCAGCCACGTCGCTAGCTCAGTTCGGTTCATCCGCACGGTCGAAGACAGGTTAAAAAGGCAACAGCACCGCGAGGAAGCAACTGCCGCCAGTGAGGATGGCATTCCGTTCTGA
- a CDS encoding site-specific DNA-methyltransferase codes for MNVSWLADKIEQWPTAKLLPYARNARTHSDQQVAQIAASIAEFGFTNPILSGSDGVIVAGHGRLAAAQKLGLDVVPVVVLDHLTPTQRRALVIADNRIAENAGWDDAMLRVELADLQSNDFDLALTGFAADELLEILAGEETSTEGNTDDDAVPEVPETPVSRLGDVWICGKHRVLCGDATQEASYQALLGTDHVAMVWQDPPYNVDYANSAKDRLRGKNRPILNDNLGDAFEPFLVAALTPMLARCDGAVYIAMSSSELDTLQSAFRAAGGHWSTFIIWAKNTFTMGRADYQRQYEPILYGWREGSKRHWCGDRDQGDVWQIKKPVKNDLHPTTKPVELVERAIRNSSRPGDTVLDCFAGSGTTLIAAEKSGRVARLMELDPKYVDTIVRRWEEHSGKKATRESDGVTFGE; via the coding sequence ATGAACGTTTCGTGGCTGGCCGACAAGATCGAGCAGTGGCCGACGGCCAAACTGCTGCCCTACGCGCGAAATGCCCGGACGCACAGCGATCAGCAGGTGGCGCAGATCGCCGCATCGATCGCCGAGTTTGGTTTCACCAACCCGATTCTCTCCGGCAGCGATGGCGTGATCGTCGCCGGACATGGGCGCCTCGCTGCGGCTCAGAAGCTGGGTCTGGACGTGGTCCCGGTGGTCGTGCTCGACCATCTGACGCCGACCCAGCGTCGAGCTTTGGTGATCGCCGACAACCGCATCGCCGAGAACGCCGGCTGGGACGACGCGATGTTGCGCGTCGAGTTGGCGGATCTCCAGAGCAACGACTTCGACCTGGCGCTGACCGGATTCGCTGCCGACGAGTTGCTCGAGATCCTGGCCGGGGAGGAGACCAGCACCGAAGGCAACACGGACGACGACGCCGTGCCCGAGGTTCCGGAGACACCGGTCTCGCGGCTCGGCGATGTCTGGATCTGCGGCAAGCACCGCGTGCTCTGCGGGGACGCCACGCAGGAGGCGAGCTACCAGGCGCTGCTCGGCACCGATCACGTGGCGATGGTGTGGCAAGACCCACCATACAATGTCGACTACGCCAACAGCGCCAAGGACAGACTGCGCGGGAAGAACCGTCCGATTCTCAACGACAACTTGGGCGACGCGTTTGAACCCTTCCTGGTCGCCGCCCTGACGCCGATGCTGGCGCGCTGCGACGGAGCGGTCTACATCGCGATGTCCTCGAGCGAACTCGACACGCTGCAGTCGGCGTTTCGAGCCGCCGGTGGCCACTGGTCGACGTTCATCATCTGGGCCAAGAACACCTTCACGATGGGTCGCGCCGACTACCAGCGGCAGTACGAGCCGATCCTCTACGGCTGGCGCGAAGGCAGCAAACGCCACTGGTGCGGCGATCGAGATCAGGGCGACGTCTGGCAGATCAAGAAGCCGGTCAAGAACGATCTGCACCCGACGACGAAGCCCGTCGAACTCGTCGAACGCGCGATTCGCAATTCCAGCCGGCCGGGCGATACGGTGCTCGACTGCTTCGCCGGGTCAGGCACGACGTTGATCGCGGCCGAGAAGTCGGGGCGCGTGGCGCGGCTGATGGAGCTCGATCCGAAGTACGTCGACACGATCGTGCGCCGGTGGGAGGAGCACAGTGGAAAGAAAGCCACCCGAGAGTCGGATGGCGTGACGTTCGGCGAGTAA
- a CDS encoding DNA modification methylase produces MTLQHWPIERLIDYARNPRQNDHAVEQMASVITEFGFRIPVVARSTGELVDGHLRLKAARRLGLTTVPVVLADELTDAQIKAFRLLANRSASWAQWDEALLALELEDLKLADFDLSLTGFEEGEIARLLADEAVSSDGNQEPAADEPDAADDVPDAPVHPVSRTGDIWALGQHRLICGDASDAAVVGALMGEDRANLLVTSPPYANQRAYTTGGIADWDRLMQGVFAVAMTVMAAAAQMLVNLGLVHREGSVVRYWDDWLTWMPRQGWRFFGWYVWDQGVTVPGDWAGRLAPRHEFLFHFNREARKPNKTVPCKFAGEKLHLRSDGTADNGLRNQDGGFGKWTHFNQPTQAFRIPDSVVACTRQRGSIGEGIDHPAVFPVALPEFVIEAYTNPGEIVLDPFGGSGTTVLAAQRTGRIARAVEIAPEYVDVAIERFRQNFPGVKATLLASGQSFDEVAAERLSLQQEAA; encoded by the coding sequence CTGACGCTCCAGCACTGGCCGATCGAGCGATTGATCGACTACGCCCGCAATCCCCGCCAGAACGACCACGCCGTGGAGCAGATGGCCTCGGTGATCACCGAGTTCGGGTTTCGGATTCCGGTGGTGGCCAGGAGCACCGGCGAACTGGTCGATGGGCACCTGCGACTCAAGGCGGCGCGCCGACTTGGGCTGACGACGGTACCGGTCGTCCTGGCCGATGAACTGACCGATGCGCAGATCAAGGCCTTTCGCCTGCTGGCCAACCGATCCGCTTCCTGGGCGCAGTGGGACGAGGCGCTGCTGGCGCTCGAACTCGAGGACCTCAAACTCGCGGACTTCGATCTGTCGCTGACCGGGTTCGAGGAGGGTGAGATCGCTCGCCTGCTGGCCGACGAAGCGGTTTCAAGCGACGGCAACCAAGAGCCGGCCGCGGATGAGCCCGACGCCGCGGATGACGTTCCCGATGCGCCCGTCCACCCGGTCAGCCGAACTGGTGATATCTGGGCGCTGGGCCAGCACCGTCTGATCTGCGGGGACGCCAGTGATGCTGCGGTGGTCGGCGCGCTGATGGGTGAGGACCGCGCGAACCTCTTGGTCACCAGCCCGCCGTACGCCAACCAGCGCGCCTACACGACGGGTGGCATCGCCGACTGGGACCGGTTGATGCAAGGCGTCTTCGCTGTGGCGATGACGGTGATGGCGGCGGCGGCGCAGATGCTGGTGAACCTCGGCCTGGTGCATCGCGAGGGTAGCGTGGTGCGCTACTGGGACGACTGGCTGACCTGGATGCCGCGCCAGGGCTGGCGCTTCTTCGGCTGGTACGTGTGGGATCAGGGCGTGACCGTTCCCGGTGACTGGGCCGGTCGCCTCGCGCCGCGGCACGAGTTTCTGTTCCACTTCAACCGCGAGGCCAGGAAGCCCAACAAGACGGTGCCGTGCAAGTTCGCCGGCGAGAAGTTGCACCTGCGCAGCGATGGCACCGCCGACAACGGGCTGCGCAACCAGGACGGTGGCTTTGGCAAGTGGACGCACTTCAATCAGCCCACGCAGGCATTCCGGATTCCCGATTCGGTCGTGGCCTGCACCCGCCAGCGCGGGTCCATCGGCGAGGGTATCGACCACCCAGCGGTGTTCCCGGTGGCATTGCCGGAGTTCGTGATCGAAGCCTACACGAATCCCGGGGAGATCGTCCTCGACCCCTTCGGCGGTTCGGGCACGACGGTGCTCGCGGCGCAGCGCACCGGCCGCATCGCCCGAGCGGTCGAGATCGCGCCCGAGTACGTCGATGTGGCGATCGAACGCTTCCGGCAGAACTTTCCCGGTGTGAAGGCGACCTTGCTGGCGAGCGGTCAGAGCTTCGACGAGGTCGCCGCCGAGCGGCTCTCCCTCCAACAGGAGGCGGCATGA
- a CDS encoding HNH endonuclease, with protein MAKPGLLAQLRHHAYLAQIGRCYYCGLPMWEDDLESFCRDNNISPSQAMHLRCTAEHLLARQDGGRDEADNIVAACYRCNQGRHRRKEAPEPTVYRHLVHKRLRAGRWHPPALLAVFKALLAGHNHQAQAAS; from the coding sequence ATGGCCAAACCAGGACTGCTAGCCCAACTTCGTCACCACGCATACCTCGCCCAGATCGGCCGCTGCTACTACTGCGGCCTGCCAATGTGGGAAGACGATCTCGAATCCTTCTGCCGAGACAACAATATCAGCCCGTCTCAGGCAATGCACCTTCGCTGCACCGCTGAGCACCTGCTTGCAAGGCAGGACGGTGGTCGCGATGAGGCAGACAACATCGTGGCCGCTTGTTACCGATGCAACCAAGGGCGGCACAGAAGGAAGGAAGCTCCTGAACCTACTGTCTATCGGCATCTGGTGCACAAACGGCTGCGCGCTGGCCGCTGGCATCCTCCCGCCTTGCTGGCGGTGTTCAAGGCGCTACTGGCTGGCCACAATCACCAAGCTCAGGCTGCTTCCTGA
- the ltrA gene encoding group II intron reverse transcriptase/maturase, with protein MSQPKPFAISKRAVWEAYKRVKANRGAAGVDGQSIEEFEQNLSGNLYKLWNRLASGSYMPPAVRRVEIPKASGGTRPLGIPTVADRIAQMVVKDALEPILEPCFHADSYGYRPNKSAHDALAVARQRCWRADWVLDVDIKGFFDNIDHTLLMKAVRKHTDCKWIMLYIERWLTAPVLLPDGTLQARDKGTPQGGVISPLLANLFLHYTFDTWMTRHFSVIGFERYADDVVIHCKSLQQATLLRERLKERLAACKLEMSPSKTKIVYCKDGGRTGDYPEFSFDFLGYTFRPRKAQNKEGVTFLSFLPAISGRAAKAIRQKVQDWKLHLRPQTSMQEIAGWINPVLRGWLTYYGRFYRSALYPVLAYIDLNLLKWAKHKLNRLRRSLRRATNWLERVRHRQPGLFAHWRFAHVR; from the coding sequence ATGAGTCAGCCAAAGCCGTTCGCGATTTCCAAACGAGCCGTTTGGGAAGCGTACAAGCGGGTCAAAGCCAACCGGGGTGCGGCAGGCGTCGATGGTCAGTCGATCGAGGAGTTCGAGCAGAACCTTTCGGGGAATCTGTACAAGCTCTGGAACCGGTTGGCCTCGGGCAGCTACATGCCGCCCGCGGTGCGGCGCGTTGAGATACCAAAAGCGTCAGGCGGAACGCGACCGTTGGGCATTCCCACGGTAGCCGACCGCATAGCGCAGATGGTCGTCAAAGACGCGCTGGAGCCAATTCTGGAGCCGTGCTTTCACGCCGACTCCTATGGCTACAGGCCGAACAAATCTGCGCATGACGCCTTGGCGGTGGCCCGGCAGCGATGCTGGCGTGCCGACTGGGTGCTAGACGTGGACATCAAAGGGTTCTTCGATAATATCGACCATACCCTGTTGATGAAGGCGGTGCGCAAGCACACCGATTGCAAGTGGATCATGCTCTACATTGAGCGGTGGCTGACCGCGCCGGTGCTGTTGCCGGACGGGACGCTGCAAGCGCGGGACAAGGGAACGCCGCAAGGTGGGGTCATCAGTCCTCTACTGGCCAACCTGTTCCTGCACTACACGTTCGATACGTGGATGACGAGGCACTTCTCCGTCATCGGCTTTGAGCGCTACGCCGACGATGTGGTGATCCACTGCAAGAGCCTCCAGCAAGCAACCCTGCTGCGCGAGAGGCTCAAGGAACGCCTGGCGGCCTGCAAACTGGAGATGAGTCCAAGCAAGACGAAGATCGTCTACTGCAAGGACGGGGGGCGCACAGGAGATTACCCGGAGTTCAGCTTTGACTTCCTGGGTTACACCTTCCGGCCACGGAAGGCGCAAAACAAGGAAGGGGTGACGTTTCTGAGCTTCCTGCCCGCGATCAGCGGTAGAGCGGCCAAGGCCATCCGGCAGAAGGTGCAAGACTGGAAGTTGCATCTGCGTCCGCAGACCTCCATGCAGGAGATCGCGGGCTGGATCAACCCGGTTTTGCGGGGCTGGTTGACCTACTACGGACGTTTTTATCGCTCGGCGCTCTATCCGGTGTTGGCGTACATTGATCTGAACTTGTTGAAGTGGGCAAAACACAAGCTCAATAGGCTGCGCCGGAGTTTGCGACGCGCCACGAATTGGCTGGAGCGCGTGCGCCACCGCCAACCGGGCCTGTTCGCGCACTGGCGCTTTGCTCACGTGCGATAG
- a CDS encoding DUF3987 domain-containing protein yields MTASSFMAQLGAKLVDAGFPILPIQPGSKKPGVFRRGAWRDYPDWSRHGRRETTDHEVDVWGNWPEAGIGIATGRVIGIDIDVLSDPQLAKRIEDLAREMLGDTPALRIGRAPKRLLVYRADRPFKGFKRPPIDVLGLGQQFVAYGLHPETGQPYDWPLESLAEITLDDLPRITEAQARAFADAAIARVPAELRPARLSHAQGAEAAAGALGEPRGTLEAITAALELIPNPDLDYDSWVRIGLAIKGALGDGGWPLFEAWSGRAAKNVPATTEQVWRGLKPARIGAGTLYKLALEAGWEPAPSLQLNGALATNGAHPAKEFLDMLDSSRPIIGSVTVPHKVATAKIPQPTLMPSGWNQVGGVIADMMQLMERSAKRSQPVLALGASLAAVGALMGRKYRTASNIRSNLYVVGVAESGAGKNNSRLVINELLHRAGLLQYLGGNKIASGSGLLTALSRHPSPLFQLDEFGMFLSAAVDRKRSPRYVCEILDLLTELYTASGTTYFGIEYAQSQADIARRPIHQPCVCVYGTTTPLHFWQALQATNVADGSLARFLILQTEEDFPESNKDFGAIDPPQELIDRLLLIHHGGGRLTGNLANVSGVDEVVPMPRTVPMKDQARAVFRALDSDLLNDLRAAHGSGFASILARIEENASKLALIRAVSRDAVDPEIEQDDAEWGILIARHCANQTIREASLRVSENLIESHHKRALQILQESGPGGMPKHEFTRRTQFMDARQRDSVLRTLQEGRLIDVTIHQGLGRPKQVINLL; encoded by the coding sequence ATGACTGCCAGCAGTTTCATGGCGCAACTGGGCGCCAAACTCGTCGATGCCGGATTTCCGATCCTGCCGATCCAGCCGGGGAGCAAGAAGCCGGGTGTGTTTCGCCGCGGGGCGTGGCGCGATTACCCGGACTGGAGTCGCCATGGTCGGCGCGAGACCACCGATCATGAGGTCGATGTCTGGGGCAACTGGCCGGAGGCCGGCATCGGCATCGCCACCGGACGGGTAATCGGCATCGACATCGACGTGCTGAGCGACCCGCAGCTCGCCAAGCGCATCGAGGATCTCGCCCGCGAGATGCTGGGTGACACACCAGCGCTGCGCATCGGCCGTGCGCCCAAGCGTCTCCTGGTCTATCGCGCCGATCGGCCGTTCAAGGGGTTCAAGAGGCCACCGATCGATGTGCTCGGTTTGGGCCAGCAGTTCGTCGCCTACGGACTCCACCCGGAGACCGGACAGCCCTACGACTGGCCGCTGGAGAGCCTGGCTGAGATCACCCTCGACGACCTGCCGCGGATCACCGAGGCGCAGGCGCGGGCCTTCGCGGACGCTGCGATCGCGCGGGTGCCGGCAGAGCTGCGGCCAGCGCGGCTGTCCCATGCCCAAGGCGCTGAGGCAGCCGCTGGCGCACTCGGCGAACCGCGCGGCACGCTCGAGGCGATAACCGCGGCGCTCGAGCTCATCCCGAACCCGGATCTCGACTACGACAGCTGGGTGCGCATCGGTCTCGCGATCAAGGGCGCGCTCGGCGACGGCGGCTGGCCGCTGTTCGAGGCCTGGTCGGGACGGGCCGCGAAGAATGTGCCTGCAACGACCGAGCAGGTCTGGCGTGGCCTGAAGCCGGCGCGCATCGGCGCCGGCACGCTGTACAAACTGGCGCTGGAAGCGGGCTGGGAGCCCGCGCCATCGCTGCAACTCAACGGGGCGCTGGCGACGAACGGCGCCCATCCGGCGAAGGAGTTTCTCGACATGCTTGACAGCAGCAGACCGATCATCGGTTCGGTGACCGTACCCCACAAAGTAGCTACGGCGAAGATACCCCAGCCGACCTTGATGCCATCTGGTTGGAATCAGGTCGGCGGAGTCATTGCCGACATGATGCAGCTGATGGAGCGCAGCGCGAAGCGATCGCAGCCCGTCCTGGCGCTCGGAGCGTCCCTGGCCGCCGTCGGCGCGCTGATGGGGCGGAAGTACCGCACGGCGAGCAATATCCGTTCGAATCTTTACGTCGTGGGCGTTGCCGAGAGTGGCGCGGGCAAGAACAACAGTCGGCTGGTGATCAACGAGCTGCTGCACCGAGCCGGGCTGCTGCAGTACCTCGGCGGCAACAAGATCGCCTCCGGTTCGGGACTGCTGACCGCGTTGTCTCGGCATCCCTCGCCGCTGTTTCAGCTCGATGAGTTCGGCATGTTCCTGTCGGCGGCGGTCGACCGCAAGCGCTCGCCACGCTATGTCTGCGAGATCCTGGATCTGCTGACCGAGCTGTATACGGCGTCGGGCACCACCTATTTCGGCATCGAATATGCTCAGAGCCAGGCAGATATCGCGCGTCGCCCGATCCATCAGCCCTGCGTATGCGTCTACGGCACGACGACGCCACTGCACTTCTGGCAGGCGCTGCAGGCGACCAACGTCGCGGATGGCTCGCTGGCGCGCTTCCTGATCCTGCAGACCGAGGAGGACTTTCCGGAGAGCAACAAGGACTTCGGCGCCATCGATCCGCCGCAGGAGTTGATCGATCGCCTGCTGCTGATCCACCACGGCGGCGGCCGGCTCACTGGCAACCTGGCCAACGTGTCGGGCGTCGACGAGGTGGTGCCGATGCCCCGAACGGTCCCCATGAAGGATCAGGCCCGGGCCGTGTTCCGAGCGCTCGACAGCGACCTGCTGAACGACCTGCGCGCTGCGCACGGCAGCGGTTTCGCGTCGATCCTGGCGCGCATCGAGGAGAACGCCTCCAAGCTCGCGCTGATCCGCGCTGTGTCGCGTGATGCGGTGGATCCAGAGATCGAGCAGGACGACGCCGAGTGGGGCATTCTGATCGCACGGCACTGCGCCAATCAGACGATCCGTGAAGCATCGCTGCGCGTTTCGGAGAACTTGATCGAGTCGCACCACAAGCGTGCGCTGCAAATACTTCAAGAGTCAGGGCCCGGCGGGATGCCCAAGCATGAGTTTACGCGCCGGACGCAGTTCATGGATGCCCGTCAGCGCGACAGCGTGCTGAGAACGCTACAGGAAGGGAGACTGATAGATGTGACGATCCATCAGGGCCTCGGGCGTCCCAAGCAGGTGATCAATTTGCTTTGA
- a CDS encoding DEAD/DEAH box helicase: MTLTLRPYQQAAIDGIYEYFERATGNPNVIIPTGGGKSLVIARFIEGVLKPFPDQRILIVTHVRELIEQNHAELMRLWPEAPAGIYSAGLKQRDLTARILFAGIQSIHRRAPDVAQCDLVLIDEAHLIPRSSNTMYRRFLDGLKRLNPLLKVIGFTATPYRLDSGLLHEGDGAIFTDIAFEVSVRDLIDQGYLSRLVSKHTRTQLEVAGVGTRGGEFIARELHAAVDRHDLTERAVAEIVDYGQTRRSWLVFCSGVAHAGHVRDAIRAHGLSCETIVGETPSAERDALIGAFKRGEIRCLSNANVLTTGFNAPGVDLIAMLRPTQSAGLYVQIVGRGCRLAPGKSDCLVLDFAGNIARHGPIDAIRPKRPGGGGGAAPIKVCPDCASILHAAVRVCPDCGHVFPPPAPKIAPRASTLAVLSAVGKPEWVAVSRVHYARHEKPGKPPSLRVEYWCGLSAHHEWVCVEHAGYPRQKAATWWAARAPGTPLPRSVDEALQHAPALRRPAEIAVRASGRYTEVVAARF; encoded by the coding sequence ATGACCCTGACCCTGCGGCCGTACCAACAGGCGGCCATCGACGGCATTTACGAGTACTTCGAGCGCGCGACGGGCAACCCGAACGTCATCATCCCGACCGGTGGCGGCAAGTCCCTGGTGATAGCCCGCTTCATCGAAGGCGTGCTGAAACCCTTTCCCGATCAGCGCATCCTGATCGTCACCCACGTGCGCGAGCTGATCGAGCAGAACCACGCCGAGCTGATGCGGCTCTGGCCCGAGGCGCCGGCCGGCATCTATTCGGCGGGACTGAAGCAGCGCGACCTCACGGCGCGCATCCTGTTCGCCGGCATCCAGTCGATCCATCGGCGCGCGCCCGATGTGGCGCAGTGCGATCTGGTGCTGATCGACGAGGCGCATCTGATTCCGCGCTCGTCGAACACCATGTACCGGCGCTTCCTCGACGGATTGAAGCGCCTGAACCCGCTGCTCAAGGTGATCGGCTTCACCGCCACGCCGTACCGTCTGGACTCCGGGCTGCTGCACGAGGGCGACGGCGCGATCTTCACCGACATCGCCTTTGAGGTCTCGGTGCGCGATCTGATCGATCAGGGCTACCTGTCCCGGCTGGTGTCCAAGCACACGCGCACGCAACTCGAGGTCGCCGGCGTCGGCACGCGCGGCGGTGAATTCATCGCCCGCGAGTTGCATGCCGCCGTCGATCGGCACGACCTCACCGAGCGCGCCGTCGCCGAGATCGTCGACTATGGGCAGACACGCCGCTCCTGGCTGGTCTTCTGCTCCGGCGTCGCGCATGCCGGACATGTTCGCGACGCGATCCGCGCGCACGGCCTCTCCTGCGAGACGATCGTCGGCGAGACGCCGAGCGCCGAGCGAGACGCATTGATCGGTGCCTTCAAGCGCGGCGAGATCCGCTGTCTGAGCAACGCGAACGTGCTCACCACCGGCTTCAACGCCCCCGGCGTCGATCTGATCGCGATGCTGCGACCGACCCAATCGGCCGGACTGTACGTGCAGATCGTCGGTCGCGGCTGTCGGCTGGCGCCGGGCAAGAGCGACTGCCTGGTGCTCGACTTCGCCGGCAACATCGCCCGGCATGGGCCGATCGACGCCATCCGGCCGAAGCGTCCCGGTGGCGGCGGCGGTGCGGCACCGATCAAAGTCTGCCCGGACTGCGCCAGCATCCTGCACGCAGCCGTGCGCGTCTGTCCCGATTGCGGCCACGTCTTTCCGCCACCGGCGCCGAAGATCGCACCCCGGGCCAGTACGCTGGCCGTGCTCTCGGCCGTCGGCAAGCCCGAATGGGTGGCGGTGAGCCGGGTGCACTACGCGCGCCATGAGAAACCGGGCAAGCCCCCCTCGCTGCGCGTCGAGTACTGGTGCGGCCTGTCCGCGCATCACGAGTGGGTCTGCGTCGAGCATGCCGGCTACCCGCGACAGAAGGCCGCGACCTGGTGGGCGGCGCGCGCGCCCGGCACGCCCTTGCCCCGGAGCGTCGACGAAGCGCTGCAGCACGCACCCGCGTTGCGGCGACCGGCCGAGATCGCGGTCCGCGCGAGCGGACGCTACACCGAAGTCGTCGCGGCGAGGTTCTGA
- a CDS encoding oxidoreductase, whose amino-acid sequence MAELPTVVSPTREAIFAAYEADARTGFRAHLGASLVGKSCARALWYDFRWTTATFHPGRVLRLFETGQLEEARLVRNLRRIGVTVLDLDPETGRQWRVEAHGGHFGGSLDAVALNLPEAPKTWHVVEFKTHASKSFVELVAKGVRPAKPQHCAQMQTYMRLTGLTRALYLAVNKDTDDLYVERVELDVDDADRLLAKAGRIVFAARPLDRVSEDPAWYECRLCAHAEICRGQAAAAVNCRTCLSSTPVEGGWWCERQQRALSDADQRAACDQHLYLPDLVPGEQIDADTDWVRYQLPGGGFWCDRGRDKFQEGSR is encoded by the coding sequence ATGGCTGAGCTGCCGACCGTCGTCAGCCCGACTCGCGAGGCGATCTTCGCCGCCTACGAAGCCGACGCCCGCACGGGCTTCCGTGCGCACCTCGGCGCCTCACTGGTCGGCAAGTCCTGTGCGCGCGCGCTGTGGTACGACTTTCGCTGGACGACCGCCACGTTCCATCCGGGTCGCGTCCTGCGCCTCTTCGAGACCGGGCAACTGGAGGAAGCCCGCCTCGTGCGCAACCTGCGGCGCATCGGCGTGACGGTGCTCGACCTCGATCCCGAGACCGGGCGTCAGTGGCGGGTGGAGGCGCACGGTGGCCACTTCGGCGGCTCGCTCGACGCGGTGGCGCTGAACCTGCCTGAGGCGCCCAAGACCTGGCACGTGGTCGAGTTCAAGACGCATGCGAGCAAGAGCTTCGTCGAACTTGTCGCCAAGGGCGTCCGCCCAGCCAAGCCGCAGCACTGCGCGCAGATGCAGACCTACATGCGGCTGACGGGCCTGACGCGCGCCCTGTACCTGGCGGTGAACAAGGACACGGACGACCTCTACGTCGAACGCGTGGAACTCGATGTGGACGATGCCGACCGACTGCTCGCCAAGGCGGGGCGCATCGTCTTCGCGGCGCGGCCGCTCGATCGCGTCAGCGAGGATCCGGCGTGGTACGAGTGCCGGCTGTGCGCCCATGCCGAGATCTGTCGGGGTCAGGCCGCGGCGGCGGTGAACTGCCGCACCTGCCTGTCCTCGACGCCGGTCGAGGGCGGGTGGTGGTGCGAGCGCCAGCAGCGCGCCTTGTCCGACGCCGACCAGCGCGCCGCCTGCGACCAGCATCTCTATCTCCCGGACCTCGTCCCCGGCGAGCAGATCGACGCCGATACCGACTGGGTCCGCTATCAACTTCCCGGTGGCGGCTTCTGGTGCGACCGCGGCCGCGACAAATTCCAGGAGGGTTCACGATGA
- a CDS encoding DUF669 domain-containing protein, with translation MASLGHTFDASTVDPTTPFEVLPPGSYRVQIVSSEMRVTKDGLGQYLFLELDVLEGPHAGRKLYDRLNLVNANPDAVEIAQRTLSALCRAAGKMQVSNSEQLHLIPIRVDVKVRPPKGQYGESNTIRYLVEAPPPAATPPAAAPVRSAPVATQSTLPWKRQV, from the coding sequence ATGGCTTCCCTCGGTCACACCTTCGACGCTTCGACCGTCGATCCCACCACCCCCTTCGAAGTCCTGCCGCCGGGGTCGTACCGCGTGCAGATCGTGAGCAGCGAAATGCGCGTCACCAAGGACGGTCTGGGCCAGTACCTGTTCCTCGAACTCGACGTGCTGGAAGGTCCGCATGCCGGCCGCAAGCTCTACGACCGGCTGAACCTGGTCAACGCCAACCCCGACGCCGTCGAGATCGCGCAGCGCACCCTGTCGGCGCTGTGCCGTGCCGCCGGGAAGATGCAGGTCAGCAACAGCGAACAACTGCACCTGATCCCGATTCGGGTCGACGTCAAGGTTCGCCCCCCGAAGGGCCAATACGGCGAGAGCAACACGATCCGCTATCTCGTCGAAGCCCCGCCTCCGGCAGCGACCCCGCCGGCTGCTGCTCCGGTTCGTTCGGCTCCGGTCGCGACCCAGAGCACGCTCCCCTGGAAGCGCCAGGTCTGA